Part of the Bryobacteraceae bacterium genome is shown below.
CTCCACCTGCTCGGCATGGATCACACGCGGCTCACGTATGCGTTCCAGGGCCGGAACATGCGCCTCACCGATGTCTATGGTGAATTGATTCCGCAGATCGCCAAAGCCTGACGATCACCAGCCAAGCGCTGACATCCGCTGCTGCACAATGGCCGCGTAGCGTCCCGCGCGGGCCGGATTGCGGCGGCGGGGCGCGGGCAGAATCGCCGCGAGGCGCGATGCCTGATCCCGTGTGAGCCGCGCGGCGGACGTACGGTAGTGGTAACGCGCGGCCGCTTCAGCGCCGTAGACACCCGGGCCCCACTCGACGACATTGAGATACAACTCGAGGATTCGATCCTTCGGCAGAATGGTCTCGAGCGCGGGGACGAGGGCGAACTCGGCGATCTTCCGGACCGGGTTTCGATGCGTCGTGAAGTAGAGGTTCTTCACGAGCTGTTGGCTGATAGTGGAAGCGCCGCGCATCCCGCCGCGCCGGCGCTCCTGGAACGCCTTTTCGAGTTCATCCCAATCGATGCCTTCGTGTTCGTAGAATCCGGTATCCTCGGCGGCGATGACCGCGTGGGGGAGGCGCCGGCCAAGCTGAGCGAGCGGGCGCCATTCAGTCTGTTTGCGATACGGCCCCGGAGCGAACCAGGACTCCACGCGCCGCTGGGCCTGCACCATCGTGGTTGGCGGGCGCAGCCATCGCAGGTACACCATCCCGGCGGCGAGCGCTCCGTAGGCTCCGCCGACCGCCCCGAGCAGCGCCAGCATCATCACCTGCCACCGGCGGAGTCCTGGCCGTGCGGTGCGGGTCGTGTCGGGGGAAACCACTCGCTCCGGCGAAGTTGTGCCGGTCTTCATGATGAATGGGCCCAGTATAGC
Proteins encoded:
- the mtgA gene encoding monofunctional biosynthetic peptidoglycan transglycosylase; this encodes MKTGTTSPERVVSPDTTRTARPGLRRWQVMMLALLGAVGGAYGALAAGMVYLRWLRPPTTMVQAQRRVESWFAPGPYRKQTEWRPLAQLGRRLPHAVIAAEDTGFYEHEGIDWDELEKAFQERRRGGMRGASTISQQLVKNLYFTTHRNPVRKIAEFALVPALETILPKDRILELYLNVVEWGPGVYGAEAAARYHYRTSAARLTRDQASRLAAILPAPRRRNPARAGRYAAIVQQRMSALGW